Proteins from a single region of Stappia sp. ES.058:
- a CDS encoding sugar kinase, translating into MEALFIGQAYIDITFLTDTLPSGDEKALAHDYAVSFGGNAVTAGFTCAKLGISPDIMCSQANDWLAHMFLDMAARYGISIHGRKVKESSLSFIMPKDGKRAIVRCRDDNYLHPFQQLRLDGCRALHLDGHMPDAALHYARACREAGILTSLDGGAVRENTDELLHFIDVAIVSARFCEQLGLDIGETLDYLRGHGCRVGGVTLGDDGMHWFEDQGANVHHPALNVPASKIVDTNGAGDVFHGAYIYSYLSAPQAPWSDHFRFARGASAHAIQHLGNEASLPTLENVGTAMTLWREKPVPDTI; encoded by the coding sequence ATGGAGGCTTTGTTCATCGGCCAAGCCTATATCGACATCACCTTTTTGACTGACACACTGCCCAGTGGCGACGAAAAAGCCCTTGCGCACGACTATGCCGTGAGCTTTGGAGGAAACGCCGTCACGGCCGGCTTCACCTGCGCCAAGCTCGGGATCTCCCCGGACATCATGTGCTCGCAGGCAAACGACTGGCTGGCGCACATGTTTCTCGACATGGCAGCGCGCTACGGCATTTCCATTCACGGCCGGAAGGTGAAGGAATCCTCTCTTTCCTTCATCATGCCGAAGGACGGAAAACGAGCGATCGTGCGCTGCCGCGACGACAACTATCTCCATCCCTTCCAGCAGCTGAGACTGGACGGATGCCGGGCGTTGCATCTCGACGGACACATGCCGGATGCCGCGCTTCATTACGCGCGCGCCTGCCGGGAGGCGGGAATTCTCACGTCACTGGACGGCGGAGCGGTGCGCGAAAACACCGACGAGCTTCTCCACTTCATCGATGTGGCCATCGTCTCGGCGCGCTTTTGCGAACAGCTCGGCCTCGATATTGGCGAAACGCTTGATTACCTGCGCGGTCACGGGTGTCGCGTCGGCGGGGTGACCCTGGGTGACGACGGCATGCACTGGTTTGAAGACCAGGGTGCGAATGTCCACCATCCCGCTCTCAATGTACCCGCCTCGAAGATCGTGGACACGAACGGCGCCGGAGATGTTTTCCACGGGGCCTACATCTATTCCTACCTCTCGGCGCCACAGGCCCCCTGGAGCGATCACTTTCGCTTCGCGCGCGGGGCATCGGCCCACGCAATCCAGCACCTGGGAAACGAAGCAAGCTTGCCGACGCTGGAAAACGTGGGGACGGCAATGACGCTATGGCGGGAAAAACCGGTTCCCGACACAATTTGA
- a CDS encoding ABC transporter ATP-binding protein produces MIGSQVLKRLDTLLFSDADGALFLLRRLLAENARAFAGRYALAFVMMGIVAACTAASAWIMKDMINQVFLERDGRMVWVIAGFVLVIFTVKGAAAYGQLVILGQIGNAIVASTQSRLFRSITRQDLGFFENSGIGDLGTRLSHNASAARAALDLVVTALGRDLLTVIALVGVMIAQDPLMSLIALVIMPPAILLIAGLVRRVRRVAKSQFVSITRILSVAQQAISGIRVVKAFSVEERLRKEMDAAVADVEKQANKMTRLSARTSPVMETLGGIAIALVILYGGYAVIELESDPGAFFAFITALLLAYDPARRLARLNVNLSGHIVGVRLMYEILDRVPAMNEEGGGDTLDISGGRVCFENVDFRYGEAPALNGLDFEARSGEVTALVGPSGAGKSTVFALLERFYDPTSGRITIDGQDLKGASVSALRSQIALVSQDTFLFDLSVRENIAIGRPGASDGEIRQAAREANAASFIDDLEAGYETRVGEGGSRLSGGQRQRVAIARAILRDAPLLLLDEATSALDSESEAKIQTALSRLMKGRTTIVIAHRLATVREASKIVVMDKGRVLEAGTHATLLSRGGLYKRLCDLQFADSDHAPADEPLSADSE; encoded by the coding sequence GTGATCGGATCTCAAGTGCTGAAACGGCTCGACACATTGCTGTTTTCCGACGCGGACGGTGCACTCTTCCTGTTGCGCCGGCTGCTGGCGGAGAATGCGCGCGCCTTTGCCGGGCGCTACGCCCTTGCCTTTGTGATGATGGGTATTGTTGCCGCCTGCACTGCGGCGAGCGCCTGGATCATGAAAGACATGATCAATCAGGTGTTCCTGGAGCGCGATGGGAGGATGGTCTGGGTGATCGCCGGCTTCGTGCTGGTGATCTTCACCGTCAAGGGTGCCGCCGCATACGGCCAGCTCGTCATTCTCGGTCAGATCGGGAATGCAATCGTTGCATCGACGCAGTCGCGGCTGTTTCGCTCGATTACCCGCCAGGACCTCGGGTTTTTCGAGAATTCAGGCATTGGCGATCTCGGCACACGGCTTTCCCACAATGCATCGGCCGCACGCGCTGCGCTTGATCTCGTCGTGACCGCGCTGGGACGCGATTTGCTCACGGTGATCGCGTTGGTGGGCGTCATGATCGCGCAAGATCCGCTGATGAGCCTGATTGCGTTGGTCATCATGCCGCCCGCGATCCTGCTGATCGCCGGACTGGTGCGCCGGGTGCGCCGGGTGGCGAAATCGCAGTTCGTATCTATTACGCGGATCCTGTCGGTTGCCCAGCAGGCGATTTCCGGCATTCGCGTGGTCAAGGCGTTCTCCGTCGAGGAGCGTTTGCGCAAGGAGATGGACGCCGCCGTTGCCGACGTCGAGAAACAGGCCAACAAGATGACGCGCCTGTCAGCGCGTACGTCGCCCGTGATGGAAACGCTCGGCGGTATCGCCATCGCGCTGGTCATTCTTTACGGTGGCTATGCTGTGATCGAACTGGAGAGCGATCCGGGCGCTTTCTTTGCCTTTATTACTGCGCTTTTGCTTGCCTATGACCCGGCGCGTCGCCTTGCCCGGCTTAACGTCAATCTTTCCGGCCATATCGTCGGGGTGCGCCTGATGTACGAGATCCTCGACCGGGTCCCGGCCATGAACGAGGAGGGCGGCGGAGATACGCTGGACATTTCCGGCGGACGCGTGTGCTTTGAAAACGTCGACTTCCGTTATGGCGAGGCTCCGGCACTCAACGGGCTGGACTTCGAGGCCCGGTCGGGTGAGGTCACCGCGCTTGTCGGGCCGTCGGGAGCCGGCAAGTCCACCGTGTTCGCGCTGCTCGAGCGTTTCTACGATCCCACGTCGGGGCGGATAACGATAGACGGCCAGGATCTGAAAGGTGCGTCGGTTTCCGCGCTGAGGTCGCAGATCGCGCTCGTTTCCCAGGACACGTTCCTGTTCGATCTTTCAGTTCGCGAGAATATCGCCATCGGACGACCGGGCGCCAGCGATGGCGAGATCCGGCAGGCCGCGCGCGAGGCCAATGCCGCCAGCTTTATTGACGATCTCGAGGCCGGTTATGAGACGCGCGTTGGCGAGGGGGGCAGCCGGCTTTCCGGCGGGCAGCGTCAACGCGTGGCGATTGCACGCGCGATCCTGCGCGATGCGCCGTTGCTGCTCCTGGATGAGGCGACATCGGCGCTTGATTCCGAATCCGAGGCCAAGATCCAAACCGCATTGTCACGGCTGATGAAAGGGCGGACCACAATCGTCATTGCACATCGGCTCGCGACGGTGAGGGAGGCATCGAAGATCGTCGTCATGGACAAGGGGCGGGTGCTGGAAGCGGGGACGCATGCCACGTTGCTTTCCAGGGGCGGTCTCTACAAGCGCCTGTGTGACTTACAGTTCGCCGACAGCGATCACGCGCCGGCCGATGAACCACTCTCCGCAGACAGCGAATAG